Part of the Paroedura picta isolate Pp20150507F chromosome 3, Ppicta_v3.0, whole genome shotgun sequence genome is shown below.
ATGAACatgagttggtttttgtaccctgcttttcactgcccgaaggagccccaaagcggcttccagtcgccttcccttcctctccccataagagacaccctgtgtggaaggtgaggttgagagagccttaGACTCGAACTTGGTTCTGGCTTTATGCTTCATTTTATTGTGGGTTCTGGTTATTCCACAAAGGGGGAAGGGGCTTCTTTTGGGACAACCTCATATTTCTGGCTTGGGATGCGTCTTATTCTCACCTGTGGTTCCCTCCCCTTGGCACCTTGCTGTGCTTTCAGGAACTCCTCCGCCAGGCTCACCGCTTGGGCGCAGTTCTCTGGATTGTTCTCCCTGACCCAGAGCTGCATCTCTGGGGGCAGGACAGCCAAGAACTGCTCGAGGGCCAGCtggtccaggatctgctccttgctgTGCCTCTTGGGCCTCAGCCACTGGCAGCACAGCTCCTGCAGCTGCCGGCAGGTCTCCCGAGGGCCCTCCAGTTCTTGGTAGGCGAGTGTCCTGAAGCGCGAACGCCACATTTCTACCCGGATGGCATCCCAAGTTCGGattctcttctccttcccttcatgGTCCTGCTTTGCTTCTCCAGTGGGAATTGGCCGGGGCTGGGAAGCCCCCAACCCATCAGGCTCAGTCAGGCCCTCAGAAGCTGCTGGAGCTGTACTCGATTCAGGCCGTTGTGGGCCACCCCCTCTAGGGCAGGGAGACTGAAGGGTCTTCAGGAATTCCTGGAACTGGGCATCCCAATTTTGGGAAAGCTTTTCCTCTAGCTCGTGTTTGCCGCTCCTCCCCGTTGTGAGACCGTCTGCTGTTTCCATTTCTTCCTTTGAAGGAACCTTCCAAACAAGATGTTGAAACATCAGGGTTCCTCAATGAAAGGTGGGACCTGATGATGTTTTCCGATAGTACTACACTCTTCCGtgggcaagaaaaaaaatggaaacaaaaaccATAATAGAGGAACAGCTGTTTTTGTGTATCCCACttcttactacccgaaggagtctcaaagaagcttacaatctccttcctttcctcaccccatAACAAAAACCCCGtcaggtaggtgggtctgagagagctctgagagaactgtggctggctgaAGGTCAGTCATCCAATCagtcaaaccaagttctccagagtagagactgccactcttaaccactaccccaagctggctctctctgcaGGGAAATGCTTGGAGTGAAGCCTCCAAATTCTGGTACGCTCCAAAATCTAGTAATGTAGATGCAGCAACGGCGACTTGCTTAGATGGGGTTAAAAGGGCGTTCGATAAATTCATCGGACACGTCGTATGAATTTCAGCGCTAATGGTGGCTAAACAGAACCTCCCgtttcagaggcagtgtaccctTGATCATCCATTGCTGGGTGATGGCAGCAGGGGAGAGATCCTGCTGGATGCTTCCTGAAGGAAACAGGATCCTGGACTGCTGAAATCCAGCACAGCCCTTCTTGAGTTTTTGATGAAGGCCATCATTGCAAGAAATGTTAGAGAGCACCATTAAGTACGCGTGTTGAAGGATGCAGTAAACAACTTGCTGTCTGCATTTCTTTGTCAATTTAGTAGGCAGAACTAGAAACTGTGCAAGAATTCattgctgccacaggaagtggtgactACAAGGAGACAGcctcaagaggggattggatgaaCCATTGGAGCAGAGGTTAGTCAGTGGCTCTTAggcacaaggtatagatggggaGCATGCACCTGCACAGAActagcctcctccctccctgctggtgCCCTGAGTTGACTTTCGTTGATCTTGGGGCTGCCACTAATCCCAAAATCTtctccattgtatctgaggaagtgggtgtgcacacaaaagctgatatcttgaataaaacttcattggtcttaaatgCGCCCCTGTTCTTCTTCTGCAATCTGTTAACTCTAGCATTTGTATGCTtactcagggcaatttacagcaATTATCATGCACCTTGATTCTAGCCagctcttcctggcaattaacatgCCCCCTTTCTAATGGCTGAGGATATTCCGTTCCCCTGCTAGCCAGGGAACCCCCAAGCTCATGAAAATGCTCTCAGGCAGGAACCCTGAGACAGCTCTTAAAAGTGGCCTAACATgccttgttcttgttgttaggtgcgaagtcgtgtccgacccatcgcgaacccctggacaatgatcctccaggccttcctgtcctctaccattccccggagtccatttaagtttgcaccgactgcttcagtgactccatccagccacctcattctctgtcgtccccttcttcttttgccctcggtcaCCCCCAGCACTAATATGCCTAGTTGGCTTTTAATACAGGATCCTGGCCTAGCCCCCAAAAGCCATAAATTTTGTTATATTATCCCACTGCCTTAAACTGTTAATGGTATAATTCAATGATGTGGTTTTATTGAAACTGATATGGTTTTATAGGAAGATTTACTCTGTTGTTTGTTTCACTCTCTTAAGCATTATTACTTAATCTGGGATTGCTTCAGTAATTAATCTGGTCAATCATCGTAGTAAATTAATGGATGATTGTTTCTCCTGTACCTGAAGAAGCGAgctatgcacatgaaagcttctacctggaactaaactttgctggccttcaaggtgccgctgAATTTAAACTTGGAAAACTTTCTCAgttctgaaatctaaaaaaaattattatttgctATCGCCCCCTGAACTCAAGAGGTCCTATTAGTCTCGAAGGCCctactggactctggcttttttgtaccctgaCAGAGTAACACAGCTGCCCATGCAGCTCTACATATCTCAACCTCTCTGCAACTGGAAGCAAACCTCCCACGGGGACCCTGATCTTGGGGCCAGGAGAAGCAAAGCAACCCGGCCAGGTGGGCAGGATCTTCCCTCCTCCCGCATGCACCTGTGGCTCACCTGCCCTCCGCCTCACCTGCCTGCCGATCCCGGAGCACCAGAAGCTGCAAGAGGCAAAAAGGAGGATGCAAACAGCTGCCTTCTGCAAAAGGACAGGAAGGAGCCTTTCTGTGGGCTCGCCTTCCCACGTGGCCACTCTGGGACTCAGAACTCGGTTGCCTTAACCCCTTCCTGGCCTCCCCGTCATTCCCTGGTCTCAGTGCAGAAGGGCAGGTGGGCTCCTTGTGGGAGCAAACCCAGAGAGGGAGGAGGGTTGGTGGGGCGCCTTGAAAACTAACCTTTTTGCAGTCCTCGCCTTCGCAgggaatagagcaggggtagtcaaactgcggccctccagatgtccatggactacaattcccaggagcccctgccagcgaatgctggcaggggctcctgggaattgtagtccatggacatctggagggccgcagtttgactacccctggactagagggtcTGGGTGAACAAATGTCTGACCTCAGGCAAAAGGGAAGCCAGCCGCTGCTCCCTGCCAGGCTGATCCAGAAGAACTTGTCTGCATTCAGAGGGTGACAACAAAACCACTCTTGTATATGAgttcttaaggcaggggtagtcaaactgcggccctccagatgtccatggactacaattcccatgatcccctgccagcaaatgctggcaggggcttctgggaattgtagtccatggacatctggagggccgcagtttgactacccctgtcttaaggggtcgtctggaggtctcccatattTAAGACCCAGGTGGGactccctgctctgccacagaagctcactgggcaACCGTGGACCAGTTGCAGCTTCTCAGCCTGGcctgcctctcagggttgttgtgcggataaaAATGGAGTCAGGGAgcacaatgtaagctgctttgcctcCCCATTGGTGTATAAAGAAAGTACGAAAATTAAGATCCATTCCCCGGGATACTATGGCTGTTTCAGAGGATGGGCGGTATGATGTTATACTTcactgggtccctcctctggttccacccccaggaatttcccatccctaAGCCCTGGATGGTGTGGGCATGAGTGTAGATAATAGAGGCCACCACTGAGAAGGCACGTTCAGGTATGTGAAGTGGTGGCAGtttgctcttcctcttcttttcctccctcgTCAGGGAGAAGGCCATCGGTGGTTAGAAGTAGCTTCACTGGTTGCCTGTTGGCTAAGAGTGTCCATGTTTACCTGTGCACTGCCCTGAGAGGGGGTTATTAAATGGCAACGGAGTATTATTGTACtgacaggttctctgaattccaggCAATCATTTTAAAAGAGCAAACATCTCTAGCCCTTTTTGTTGAGAAAGTAGAAAGGGAAAGGCATAGCTTCTCAATGAAAGGGACtaacttttttaaaatggaagttgGGAATTCTGAGAGCCTGGGTCACATATTATCCTAATGTTATAGTAATGCCCTATTGCTGATTTAAAATACCCAGTGAAAATGCCCTCGGAGTGAGGGGAGTGGCCACTGCTCCAGTGGAAGGCTGGAGGAAAGCCAGAAGCTGGAATATAATAGAACCATGAAGAACAGTTCTGTAGAGTGAAATAACAAAATGCACTTTTGGCCAGAGGAAAAATCCCCCTGTTCCTTGAACCGAGGAGGCTTTACATGGCGTGATTGACATCATTGTGTGGCATTTGCCTGAGAACATTTGGAGAATATTAAAGGGGCAGCTAGAGGAAGCATTTTGAAAGGTGGCAGCCCTAGCTATTAACTAGATAAGTCacatagggttgctaacctccaggtggggactggagatcttgTGCAATTCAGAAGTAGGAGGGGATTTATTAAAAAACACAATCATTTAGGGGTTCCCCCCCAGACACTTTAAATGTGGCAGATATCTTAATGCTGACATCCCTTTTATGACATCACTTTCCTAGTCTTTTCAACTTAAGAAGGAAGATCCAACCAGAACATCGAGTTCTTCATCCTGCTTCCATAAGAAGCCACTCAGATGCTCTCCTGTTAGTTGTGTCACACCCCACAACCCCAGCTGTGTGTTCCAAGCTATACCACTAGTGAATACGGAAATTCTGTTTAGCCATTGTTTGAGAGATCGCCTGCTTCTTTACATGGAAGCTCTATGTGATTAATCGCAAGTATCTCTTAAAAGTCGACTAATTTAGTGGTGTGTGAATGTTTAGGTTCAGAAAATTTAATAATGACCATGAAAACACTGCAGTCTGATGTGTATCAAAGCTTGACTGAGGTGACAACAGAAACAGAACACAAATACCCCAGCAATAAGCAATTAAATGTACAGTCCAACAACTACAAAACAAGGAGTTCCTCTTCAAATAACctggccatttttttaaaagttgcaggCCATCAATTTACAAAGGAAAGCCCAGCAGAGATACCTCAGTCAATTGAGGCAAACTTAGAAATCTCttccaagatggctctcttcccCCAGCAGAACGTTCTTCCACTGAAATGAGCAACACTTCAAAAGGTGTTTGAacttccctctctgcccccaccACAGCCAAAATGACTTTAAAAGACTTGGATTATACTTGTGACCAGGCTCCAAAAAGATATATGGGATGGAGCAGTGGGAACCATGCCCCACTATGTCAACCCCTTGCTCCAAACCACATGCACTGACATCCCTAGAAGCTGTCAGAAACAACCGCTTTCCCTCAGCCCAAACCCTtatgtgataaaaaaaaattcaaattagGCTGACAGTACCCCTCTCTGTCTAAAAAAAATACCTATTTACCCTTCACACCTGATTTCAGAGTCCTTGCTTTAAAGAGAATCGAAAGCAAAACATAGATTCCTGCCCCAAGGAGGTTACAGAGAGATCTCAAAAAGCATGGAGAAGCAGACTTAACCCCAAGAGCTCCTCTTGGAATACATGGTTACCCATTCCTTCACTGTATTCTCATAATAATGTTCATGAGAGATTGGCCGGAGGTCTCCCGGTGCCAAGGTATTAGCATTAGCGAGTTCAGCTCCGTTTTTTCCTGAGATGGATCGTGCACCGTGTCTACCTCTTCTCACAATCCGAACATCTGTACGGTTTCTGCAACGTGTCCGTTCTCCCGATGTTCCGCCCACAGTCTGAGCACAGAAGGGGCTGAATACTTCCGTGGACGCTCTGGTGGCTGAGGACTTCCGAACTATAGCGGAAACGTTTCCCGCAGACTGGGCACTCAAACGGCTTCTCCTCTCCGGCATGAATTTTCTGATGTAGACGGAGGCCGTAATTGGTGGAGAATCTTATCCCACAGTCTGAGCAtcggtagggcttctcccctgtgaggATCCTTCCGTGCACCACCAGAGGAGAGCGCCAGCTGGCGTTGTTGTTGCAGGCGGGGTATTTGTACGGTTTCTTGTCCCTGTGGACTCTCTGGTGGATTTTGAGACCTGAGTTGCTTTCGAAGCTATCTCCACACACCGTGCACTTAGAACGTTTCTCCACATTGTGCATTCCCTCTCGCAATTTTGACCCACAGTGGGAGCATTTGTGGGGCTTCTGCCCTATGTAAATTCTCTCGTTTTCCCCACAGTGGGCACACTTATACAGTTTCTCGCCCATGTGCTTTCTCTCATGGGACAAAAGGTCCGAGCTGCTAGCAAAGTTCTGGCCACAATGCCAGCATTCGTACGttttccctcctgcctggctTGTCTCGTGAGTCAAGAGGTGTGGGCTTGGACTCAAGCTGTCCTCGTGGGCTTCACATTTCATGCTCTTGACCTGCTGCAAGCCTAGGGCTTCACCGAGAGCTTGGCCAGGGCCTTCAGAAAGAACGGGCTCCGTGGTCTCCATCTCATGGTTGTTTCCATTCTGACTCTCTGCTCTGCTTGGATTCTCATCCCCTTTTCCGCCCTGAGGAGAATCGTTCTCTTTGGCTGTTTCCGACAGCCTCTCCTGCAGTTCCTCTTCCTCAGCGATTTCCAAGAACGGTGTCAGCTTCTCGTCAGGTTTGCTCAGCCACCCATTGCCTGCCGGAGGAAAAGGGGAGAACCCAGAAGTGAGTTTAGGTGATGTGACTTGAGATCAGTAAATCAACCAGTCACCGATTGTCAAAAGACGGATGGATGGACCACCTACCGCTTGACAAAGGTGAAAGAGTGTACAGATTCTGAACGTGACCTGTGGGTGTCAGGACCTTTTTTTAGCATGGTTCTGGCATCATTTGGACACAAGGGCAGAAGAAGGTCTCCAAGTcgtgaacatcagaagagccctgctggatcagacaggtGGTCCATCTGGACAAGCATCCTGCTTCAgtcatggccaaccagttcctctggagcacagggactgaggccttctcctgaggttgcctcctggctctgggactgaGAGGAAGTTTCCAGCTCTCCAATGTCCTTTTGGAGTGGGAtaaaggcaagattttcccttcaGCAACTAGGAAATTCCCTTTAGCAACTAGGAAATTTGGCTTCTATTTTTCTTCGCCCTGGTATGCCACCTAAAACTGACTTCCagctttaattattttatttattaattatatttctctataccgccctcctgtaAGGCTTAGGCCGATTTACTAATAGAGATATTGTGCCACAGCGGAAGCTGCTTCCCATGCAAAAGACAAAgtactttgaaaaaaatatatactgttTCCAGTAGCATTCCCCGCCCCTGACCGTCCATGACATCACGGCAGGCCAGCCAATGACTAGGAGAGGTTACCAGAAAGGCTGTAGTCAGGTAAGCCCCAGGCTTTACTCCCTTTCTGTTCAGTTTCAGAAATATGGAACTGCTACCATTGTCCACAGACCTGGAAGAGGGCCCATTCTGTTCAAAAGAGCAATATAGCTGCCGCTGGAACACCTTCAGGAATTCATTCAGTCTTACCCTGCCTGGTCAGTCTTACCTGAGACATTTGTGCTTCCTTCAACGCACTTTCTGGCTTCTGCGAAACACGGATCCTTCGCTGCTCCGGGCAATTCCTTGCATGTCTCGGGTGGATTTACAAACAGGTCTTCTGATGAGCTCTTAATCGGAATCAGGGGGAGGAATAAAAAATGAAATCAGGGGGCAGACAGCGTGGAGACTTACGGTAAACTCCACAATACACAGAAGTATGAATTCAAGTCTACTGGTTGGTCGGTTCCAGACCTCTACAGCCTAGTCCTATATCCTTGTTTATTGaatgacagagcggtttctcagtggaacaggcttcctcgggaggtggtgggttctccatctttggagatttttaaacagaggctggagagccatctgacggagaggctgattctgggaaggctcaagggggtggcaggttacagtggatgagcgatggggttgtgagtgtcctgcgttgagcagggggttggactagatgacccaggatgtcccttccaactctatgattctatgaatctattattctatgattctatgtcccatTATTGATAATACTGACACAATCTGcacaatctgccttgagttcagCGAGAAAGGCAGACCATAAATACTGGGAATAAATATCTCACTGGGGAGGGGCCGTACCTCTGTGGTAAAACCTCAGGTTTAATTcccaacatttccagttaaaaggaccaggcaggaggtgatgggaaagacctcagcctcaaagcctggagagccactgccagtcagagcagattataccattcattcattcattcattcattcactcactcactcactcactcactcactcactcactcactcactcactcactcattggatttattacccgccactctccatAAACATCCATCAGCGGGTTACAATAACAATACAAGCCCCAATACAGAAACATTCAAAAACCCAATAATCCATATTAAAATAATACTCTGGCAGCGAGCAAATAAGAAAGAGACCCACCCCCAGCTACCCCCCTACTCTGACAACCCCTCCCCTAGCATTTCAGGGGGAAGATACCCTCCAGGGGCATCAGTCGATCTAGCTCTTAATCTCTTATGCAATGTAAAATATGGAGTTGTAGAGGGGGCCCTCGATCTTccatgccatggcctcaaccaaagacccagcggaagagctgttttacaggccctgcagaactgcgaaAGCTCCtgtggggccctcagctcttcctggagctcattccaccaggttggggcttaGCTGTCAGGATCTGAGGAGATCCAGTTAGCGTGGCTGATCCAAGTTTGGGCTGTTGATTATTGTACGAGACCCATAATAGATTACTCCAATTCTATCAATGCAGGAGGGCTAttgtgttggtgtgaagcagcagaagttCACAttccgtggcacctttaaagcctaaaaggtaaaggtaaaggtatcccctgtgcaaacactgggtcatgtctgactcttggggtgacgccctccagcgttttcatggcagactcaatacggggtggtttgccagtgccttccccagtcattaccgtttaccccccagcaagctgggtgctcattttaccgacctcggaaggagggaaggctgagtcaaccttgagccagctcttgggattgaactcccagcctcatgggcagagcttcagactgcatgtctgctgccttaccactctgcgccacaagaggcctttaaAGCCTACAAACCTTAAaaaccttggtcttaaaggtgccactgggctcaacctttgttctggttttatactccactatATTGTGGTTTTGTTTCATAAATGGAGGAAGCCCTCACCGAATTATGGGGAGAAGGTTCTTGTTCTCACCTGTGTTTCCCATCCCTTGGCACCTTGCTGCGCTTTCAGGAACTCCTCCGCCAGGCTCACCGCTTGGGCGCAGTTCTCTGGATTACTCTCGCTGACCCAGCGCTGCATCTCTGGGGGCAGGACAGCCAAGAACTGCTCCAGGGCAAGCAGGTCCAGGATGTGCTCCTTGCTGTGCCTCTTGGGCCTCAGCCACTGACAGCACAGCTCCTGCAGCTGCCGGCAGGTCTCCCGAGGGCCCTCCAGTTCTTGGTAGGCGAGTGTCCTGAAGCGCGAACGCCACATTTCTACCCGGATGGCATCCCAAGTTCGGattctcttctccttcccttcatggccctg
Proteins encoded:
- the LOC143834037 gene encoding uncharacterized protein LOC143834037; translated protein: MEKADGLTTGRTSKQELEEKLSQNWDAQFQEFLKTLQTPCSRGGGPQQPEPRTTDPAPSKGLTEPGGLGASQPQSIPTGEAKQGHEGKEKRIRTWDAIRVEMWRSRFRTLAYQELEGPRETCRQLQELCCQWLRPKRHSKEHILDLLALEQFLAVLPPEMQRWVSESNPENCAQAVSLAEEFLKAQQGAKGWETQSSSEDLFVNPPETCKELPGAAKDPCFAEARKCVEGSTNVSGNGWLSKPDEKLTPFLEIAEEEELQERLSETAKENDSPQGGKGDENPSRAESQNGNNHEMETTEPVLSEGPGQALGEALGLQQVKSMKCEAHEDSLSPSPHLLTHETSQAGGKTYECWHCGQNFASSSDLLSHERKHMGEKLYKCAHCGENERIYIGQKPHKCSHCGSKLREGMHNVEKRSKCTVCGDSFESNSGLKIHQRVHRDKKPYKYPACNNNASWRSPLVVHGRILTGEKPYRCSDCGIRFSTNYGLRLHQKIHAGEEKPFECPVCGKRFRYSSEVLSHQSVHGSIQPLLCSDCGRNIGRTDTLQKPYRCSDCEKR